The genomic window TTGCCGCGCCCACCTTCGTGACCCGCAAATTCTTAACGGAAAGCTGGGATGGTACGCTTAACCGCGATGTGGATGATCCGCCGCCGCCAAGGCCCCCGGAAATCCCCGCTGAACAGTGGAATCCGCCGCCACCGCCTTGGACAAAGCGGCTTTTCAGCATCGCTGTGGACTCTTTGCCTGGTGAATTATCAAGCTATTTTGGTAATCTGCCCGGAGTCATTATAAGATCATTAACCTTTAACGGTGGAAATTGGACAGTCGAGGGAGTGATCTATGAAAATCGCGAGTAAATACACCAGATTCGCTGCCGCATCTGTCGTCGTTCCGGCTATGGCCGGCTTGGCCTTCCTTGTGCTGGCAGCGACAACGCCAATCGCGGCGCAAGATACGGCAGAGGCAATCGATGGCGGCCCGGTGCTGCCAGATTTCACCTTGCCGCCCCCTGAAATCGATGAACCCGCGCTGCCATCGCCGGAAACCGTGCAAGCGCCGGTGGTTGCACCTGTCGCTGCGCCAGATAAGCCGGCATCGCCCAAGAAAAAGGCCGCGAGCGGCGGAGCACTGCCCAACCTTTCGACCGAGCCGGTCCATGACGTGCTTGAAAAACTTTCCAGCGATCCGGAAAGCGACGCCACGATCGAAGATATGAACCAGGCTCGCGCGGCGCTGGCACGGCTTGAGCTGATGGTGGATATCGAACAGAAGCTGTCTGACCTTGACGAAGTGCGCCGCAAGCGCGGCGAAGGCGGCATGGGCGCCATGATTCCCTCGAGCGCGCTCGGCATGCCCGGAAATGGCGGCGATATGGGCGGTATCGGCATGGGCATGCCCATGCAACAGCAACAGCCGGTTTTCACAAGCTATGAAGTTTCGCGCATCGTCGGCACCGAAGGGACTTACAGCGCGGTTGTGAATGTCGGCAACGGCCGGATGATCAGCGTGCGACCGGGCGACCAGTTGCCGGACGGCAGTACGGTGCGCGCCATTACTTCGGGCGGCGTGAATATCACCAGCGCCAAGGGCAAGGAAAAGACCATTCGCGTCAATTCCGTTGGTTTGCCCGCGACGGTCATGCAGGGCCATCGCTAGGCGCGGTTGGAAAGGGATTTTCCGCCTTGCTCTGCGAAGGGCATGTGCGGGTAAAGGTTTGTGTACGCAAGGGCGGCCCAGGAACGATCTTCCGGTCAGGAGGGCATAGCGGAAAGCACGGCGATGGATAAATCACCCTCTGATAGCACAGCGTCAACGCAACAGTCGGCCGCTGCATCGCTCAAGGTTGAGGATGACCGCAGCATTGCTATGTCGGGCGCCGCCCTGACCTTCGAAGGCGTGTTGCTTACGGCTGAAAATGGCGCGCTCAAGATCCCGCAGGAATCGCGCAACCTTTGCGCCCTGTTTGATAGCGGCATGTGGCTGGTCAGCGCTACGCACCGCAATTCCCCGCTCGTGACCTCGGTCGCGCAATCGGCGCGCCGCCAGGGTTATAAGGTTGACGAACCGCGCTACGTCACGCCCAACATCATCCAGCAGGCCTATAGCTATTCCAACCGGCAGGTATCGTTAACCCGGCTCGATGAAAACGCGGTGCGCCGCCGCGTGGTCGAAACGCTGCAAAAGGCGGTCGAACTCGGCACCAACGACGTGCATATTGAAGCTTCGGGCGGTCGTACCAAGGTTGAATTCCGCATCGACGGTTCGCTGCGCCAATGGGAAACATGGACCCAGCGCGAAGGCGAACATGTGTTGTCGGCGGTTTATTCGCATTCGATCGGCCAATCGGGCGCCACCGCCAACTGGCTCGAACCGCAGGCGGCGATGCTGACGCCGGGCGGCGGCGCCGACACGATCCAGCTCCCCGAAGGCGTGATCAGCGTACGCTGCCAATGGGTGCCGTTGGCCGACGGCGGCCGCTATCTCGATATGCGCCTGCAATACGACAGCGCGCATCTGTTCGGCGAAAACTTTGTCATGGCCGATGTGGACAGTCTCGGCTTTTCGCAAGAACAGCTGCGGGTGATCCAGCAGCTGCGCGCGGTGCCCGGCGGCATGCGGGTGTTTTCCGGCCCGGTCAACCAGGGCAAAACCACCACGTTGCGCGTCATGCTTAACCGGCGCATGGCGGAAACAAATTTCCAGCTGAACTGCCTGATGATCGAAGATCCGCCCGAAGGCGGCGTCATCGGCGCGCGCCAGATCGGCGTTTCGGCCTCGGTCAAAGATGACCAGCGCGAACGCACCTTCGCTGAAATCATGCGTTGTGCGCTGCGCCTCGATCCCGATATCGTGATGCTCGGTGAAACGCGCGATTTACAGACCGCGAAATTCTCGTTCCGCCTCGCGCTCACCGGTCGCCAGGTCTATACCACGCTGCACGTCTATTCGGCACTTGCGGTGCCGCAACGTCTGCGCGATCTCGGGCTCGAACCCTATCTGGTGTACGATCACCAGCTGGTGCGCGGCATGATCTGTCAACGCCTGCTGCGCGGCATGTGCGAACATTGCCGTATTCCGCTGCTTAAATCGCCGCAGGAACTGGGGCTGGATTATTATGACGTGGTCAAGCGCGTGCGCGCCGGCTTCAGCATGATGGATGCGTACCGCAACCCTGCCGGGCAGGACAGGCCGATCACGGAACGCTTGAAGGAGCCCGATATAAGCAACGTTTTCGTAGCCAACCCCGAAGGCTGCAAACATTGTTATAAGGGCCGCAGCGGCCGCACCGTGTGCGCCGAGGTGATTGAAACCGACGCGAAGCTGATGGAGCTTTTGTCCGAAAACAAAATGGCGGAAGCCGAGCATTACTGGCTTTCCCCACACGGCCAGAACGGTATTACCATGTTGTGGCACGCGCTGGAGAAAATCCGGCGCGGCGAGGTTTCGCCTGTGGATGCCGAGTTTGAAGTGGGCCCGGTTGCGCGCGAACGCGATATACTGGATGTTGAACAGGTGCTGGGCGTTCTGCCCGGAAGCGCCCCCGGAACGGATGTGCCCGCATGAATCTGAATTTTGACGAATATAAGCTGCCGATGGCGCAATGGCGTTTCCGCAACAACCGCAACCAGCGTTTCCGTATCTATCGCAAGTTGCAGGGCATGCTGGCGATGAACGAGGCGCTTTCGCGGGCACTTGAGCGGCTATGGTACAACGTTTCCGAAATGGGCAAATATCCCAACCGCCCGGCGGCGATTGCGCTGCGCGAATGGCTGCGGCGCGATCGCGGCGGCGAAAGCTTTTCCGAAGCGCTGGCGGGCTGGGTGCCTTCGGCCGAACTTTATATGATCCGCGCGGGCGAAGAATCCGGCACCGTCGCCAAATCGCTCGGCGCGATCCAGAGCATGGGCGAAAGCGCGCGCGAAATGCGGCAGGCGGTGATGTATGCCATGTCGTACCCGGTTTTCATGCTTTTGCTCGTGGCCGGCGTTTTGTGGATGTTCGGCGTCAACCTGATCCAGAATATGCGCAAGAACGCGCCGCCCGAAGTGGTCGAAAGCATGGGCGGGCTTGCCTCCATGTCCGATTTCATCATGGCCTGGGGCATTCCCATCATGTTGGCGCTGGTCGTGCTGGGCATACTTGTATTCGTCACGCTGCCGTTCTGGCGCGGCATGATCCGATCAAAGTTCGATATGGTGCCGCCATGGTCATGGTACCGCATATGGCAAGGAAGCGGCTTCATGCTCGGTCTTTCTTCCCTGCTCGGCGCGCAGGTGCCGTTGCGCCGGGC from Alphaproteobacteria bacterium includes these protein-coding regions:
- the pilP gene encoding type IV pilus biogenesis protein PilP — encoded protein: MKIASKYTRFAAASVVVPAMAGLAFLVLAATTPIAAQDTAEAIDGGPVLPDFTLPPPEIDEPALPSPETVQAPVVAPVAAPDKPASPKKKAASGGALPNLSTEPVHDVLEKLSSDPESDATIEDMNQARAALARLELMVDIEQKLSDLDEVRRKRGEGGMGAMIPSSALGMPGNGGDMGGIGMGMPMQQQQPVFTSYEVSRIVGTEGTYSAVVNVGNGRMISVRPGDQLPDGSTVRAITSGGVNITSAKGKEKTIRVNSVGLPATVMQGHR